The nucleotide window ATTAAACTTAGGGTTTTTAAATATTCGATAATTAAATCAGATATtcgttttattaaaaaatattttatgtgtCTATCTAAAAATAACgtgtttttttattcatatttgtatttttttcgtcCTATTTTTTAATCATTCAAAAgtcaatataatatatttatccattttaatcacaattatttttggctttttttttttttttttttttttctggcAAATATACATTACGTTAAAAATGATTTCATATTATCCACTAGGCatgcttatttttattcccatTTCGTTCCCATTTCATTCACATTCATTATTTGTCTATATTGTTCTAAATGCCATCATGCTTTACCcatttcatctttttttttaaattcaattTTAAATTTCATGAACACTTTGATCAAAGTCAAACTGGCTACCTTGTTTTTTCATCCCTATAAATTTTAtcctataaaaaaataaaaaagaaatagaaaagatattgaataataataaattgttttaaaaactgtaatttttatattatgtatTAGTATAATTACAAccaatacatataaaaatatttcatatataatttctATAAATCTCTAAATGTAAAAATcagcattaatatatattatcggtattatatttttaatcaagacatatttttattgtttaaaataagttattttatttaattatcattttttaaatattataatgtaggattttaaaacatatatatctatataaaaattaaaaatgaaaaataatactatTGTTCCACGATCAAAAATTAAGGCATTAATTTATTCCATTATATAAACATTGTTCACACAcgtgtatgtatgtatgcatgtatgtatgcatgtatgtatgtagtagcatgtatgtatgtatgtagcatgtatgtatgtagCATGTATTATGTATGTAGCATGTATTATGTATGTAGCATGTATTATGTATGTAgcatgtatgcatgtatataattgaaaatacaaaaaaatacaatttttataaagataaacaaataatccacaaaattaaattttaaaacctgacttaataaaatttggatttattttttaaattatattatcttcagttaaaaatatcatatgctttttttagctttttttaaaaaaaaatcgagaattattaatatcaacATGAAATTTCTTAAATCATATTTGAATGAACAACAAAAAAATGCCACGAAAAaatctaaatttttttttttttttaaatcctATAAAATGTTGTAAATATATGTGTACCTTCAACcttcatattattatcttcaatttttttttttttttttttaattttctgtttttaaatccttttattataatttatttcaacttgaaaaaaaataaaaaataatgaaattgtCTAAAATAGTAAATAATCCAAgaacatataataataaaaaaacaaaatctTCTAAAACGAGTTCTCaaaataacatatatttttcatcctaattatttttatattataataattttatatataagcTACATAAAaatgtgcatatttttataacttcATTTTAAACTACCCTTagcaaattaaatattttgtttattttgtttattttgtttattttgtttattttgtttattttatttattttatttatttcattttatttattgtttattttattttatttcttcctAATTTCATTTCACAACCTCGAACTTTTTatgtaaagaaaaaaacatattttaagaataatttacaaaataaattatattgatAGTAGACaaataaatgacaaaaaatgtatatatatatatatcttgtATAAAACTTATCATCATTTTGggtatacatttttataaatctAGATTTTTcttgataaattatttactttaaaattgtaaaagacatatataagtatatccctatataattaatatacaaccactaaatataaatatgtgtgcttttttttttttttctatacatatatctatctCTGTCttctttttccatttttttttttatttttattttatttatttttcttgtTTTCTCTTTctgatatattatttttacagtatatatatatactacatAGATAATGCTATTTGACATcctattgtttttttttattttggaaaatatttataattaaaagcCAATATCATTACAATAGGCAACTAATTATaagcaaaatataaatactctatttatatatatatgcacacattTTAATTGGAAATTTGGCAAAacaaaaagataaaaaaaaaaaaaaaaacaaaaaaagaatCGTAAAAAATGGATATGGATATATACTATCAATTTAAATCCATATATTTACTATTCCTTCTAAATAACACCAATTAaaggtgaaaaaaaaaaatatgaaaataaatgcaGACAATAATATAAGGTTTTAACTAACATatcatgtattttttttttaaaaatgtttaaaataaaaatatgtaatattcATTTTCCCGGTGAATAAAAGAGTATATCAAAATTGTCTTTAAACATAGAAGtgttctatatatataacaaaagCTGTTGATAATTTCATATCCTTgcttattataaatttttatgttttgtaGTTTTcccaaatatatatattatatatatatgcatgtgtaTCCTAAGTTTCGAAAAAcctacatatatttaaatcattatagCGCCTTACTTGTATGTCTCTAAAATGAACAGCTAAGGAGCTTGTACTTTTATTtccataaatataaattgtaATTTCGCACGCTTAACTGTGCTCACTTCTCCTGCCCAACTTATTTAATTCGATTCGGCATCTTGACTATTAACTGAATTTTTATTACCAACAGATTTATCGAGATCTTTGCTTTCTCTCCATTCTTTTGAATTGCCTCTCTCCTCtgtattatcattttttcgtttttcATCATCTTTTTCAGTATTGAATGAAATTGATTTTGATACCATTTGCTTTCTTGAGTGTTTACTAGACTTAGCACTGTCATTACTATATCTATCATTACTATATCTATCATTGCTATATTTTTCGTTGCTATATTTTTCGTTgctatatttttcattactatatttttcgttgctatatttttcattactATATCTTTCATTACTATATCTTTCATTACTATACTTTGACTTATATTCCcttctattatttttaccatttttactatttttatcattactTCTACTAACACTTCGATTATATCTTCTTTTCTCTCGATATTTTGGACTATCATGTCTATAACCTCTAGATCTACGCCCCCTACTAAGGCTTCTATCATAATCTCTACTTCTATatctattataatttttaacataactattttttttatctctaTAACTATTCCCCATATTCCTTTCATAACTGTCTCTATATCTTATTCTCTCTCTAGATCGATCACGTCTTCTCATTTTATCACGAGAATATGAATCATATCTTGAATTCGATTTTGATATATACCTTCTTTTTAATCTATTATCAGGATATCTTCTATGCCCATATCCTGAACCTCCACCTCTTTCTTTATATCTCATAATTCGAGGGTCAGAACGACCTTTTTGAGCTACAAACACTTCAATTCTATTTCCGTCTAATTCAGTTCCATTCATTTCTTTTAATGCTTCTTCAGCATCTTTAGGATCGTAAAATTCTACAAAACCAAACCCTCTTGGTTCTTTTGTGTAATAATCTATTGGCAAATATACATCTTTAATTGCtccaaattttttaaatttatctcTAACCATAGATGGTGAagtattaaattttaatttccTTATCAAAAGGGACATAGGTTGTGGCCTTTGGCTTGAATGAGGtcccatttttattatttttttattatttttttattatttttttattattttttttttattttttttattatttttttttttttttttttttttttttttttttttttataactaaTTCAAACTTATTTTTCCGAATTTAAAAGaacttattatatataatatgcacAATTCaatatcatttaattttaacttcAATTTTAACTTCAGTTTTAACTTCAATTTAACTTCAATTAACTTCAATTAACTTCAATTTAACTTCAATTAACTTCAattacaattattttttttttttttatccttattttcttctaaatatataaaaatacattattattttcacaaacttatgttaataatatttttaattttaatatatttttttttaatatgtatatagcatatgtatatagcatatgtatatagcatatgtatatagcatatgtatatagcatatatatttatacattcaatattctatatattgattacatattttaatttcatatatGACACTCGTTAAATTTTACTTGAAATGTtaatacttattttattttttttatcctaTCTTtgattttctttttaaatattaataaaaaaaaatatataaaaaaaatgcaatcATACAAACTTCTATAGCcacaataaataataaatctttaacattgttttaaaatatctattattaaaaaaaaaataataataattaaaaataaaaccacGTTTTATAGAGTATAAAtattgtaatatatttaagcacaatttaacataaaatggaaaaatcgCTATAAATTGGTATTCcctatttttgtatatataacacTTTAAGCAAAAAAATCAAGAGtagataaataaataacaaaaaataagcattataaatgttatataagcatatataaacattataaatgttatataaGCATATGTaaacattataaaattatgccCAATGGAAACATCTTCTATACTAGCATGTATTCTTGGCACTCCCTCGCTCCATCACTCCATCactatatgtatgcatgtatttaaaaatgtaaaaataaaaaaaatacactaaaGCATATATTTAACTTCCTTGATATTTTagtaaaatatgatatttatttttttatataatatataaaatataactaaCTTTACATATTGAATTATAACTTTAAATTATGTGTTAATATGTTTGTGTTcacactttttttatttttcccaattattattatcatgcTATTGACATTATACATTTATtgattcatatatattacataaataataagaatataaaaaaaaaaaaaaaggaaatatatttattaacactTTTTCTTCCTTTCTTTATAACAACCACCATATACTAGCTAAAATCCATAACATACATTTAagttttatcatatttatatttacaaCATTACAATTGTGATAGCTCATATTTCATTCCATATCTCTTCAGTCCAATGTGACCCATGTCTAAACAGGTACACTTTAAACAGGTACTCTTTAAACAGGTACTCTTTAAACAGGTACCCTTTAAACAGCTATCTTTAAATAGCTACCTCTTAAATAGCTACCCCTTAAAATATACACACACTTGTACCATCCCCCAAACAATGTACATGCTTACATCCATTTTCCACCCATTTCAatgctattttatttaaacttATAACAGTATCAAATATTTTCTAAGTAACATTCCTTATaagcaataaaatatagacttatatattttattggttatattttcaaattagcAAAATTCGtgatacattttttatatattccatTTATCTTATTATAAAACCTtagacatatttttattcattttcacaccaaaaaaaatatacacatttcACAATACCAAATAAATTTAAGAgacttttttaatttttacatatctgaatatttattataaatatgtttccaaaataaataataatggagTGTgggaaatgaaaaaaaaaaaaaaaaaaaaaaaaaaaaaaaaaaaaaaattataccttgtttatattttatcagattttttttacacacaaaaaaatatacaatccCTTTTATAATGTGtgtttaaaaatgttaacaTTTGtacaattattaataaaaaataaaaagattgTAATATCTTAAACTAATTTACTTTACATACATAACAAtggtttaaaaataaaaattacaaaatagttctataacattatatatatgtacattcCATTTatcttataaaaaattcaagttttttttataaaaaaatattgggAAAtgctattat belongs to Plasmodium yoelii strain 17X genome assembly, chromosome: 11 and includes:
- a CDS encoding serine/arginine-rich splicing factor 12, putative, encoding MGPHSSQRPQPMSLLIRKLKFNTSPSMVRDKFKKFGAIKDVYLPIDYYTKEPRGFGFVEFYDPKDAEEALKEMNGTELDGNRIEVFVAQKGRSDPRIMRYKERGGGSGYGHRRYPDNRLKRRYISKSNSRYDSYSRDKMRRRDRSRERIRYRDSYERNMGNSYRDKKNSYVKNYNRYRSRDYDRSLSRGRRSRGYRHDSPKYREKRRYNRSVSRSNDKNSKNGKNNRREYKSKYSNERYSNERYSNEKYSNEKYSNEKYSNEKYSNEKYSNDRYSNDRYSNDSAKSSKHSRKQMVSKSISFNTEKDDEKRKNDNTEERGNSKEWRESKDLDKSVGNKNSVNSQDAESN